The following coding sequences are from one Paracoccus alcaliphilus window:
- the argS gene encoding arginine--tRNA ligase, giving the protein MNLFTDLRGRVLDALDQMTQAGELPAGLDFANVTVEPPRDPAHGDMATNAAMVLAKPAGMKPRDIAEKLAARLTDDRITSAEVAGPGFLNLRLGASVWHEVIGRAIGAGADYGRSTMGAGQKVNVEFVSANPTGPMHVGHVRGAVFGDALANLLAFSGHEVTREYYINDGGAQVDVLARSAYERYREANGLEPAIREGLYPGDYLIPVGEALKEKYGDSLLDRPEEDWLADLRDFATEAMMGMIRQDLAALGVRMDVYSSEKALYGTGRIEAAIARLESMGLIYRGVLEPPKGKLPEDWEEREQLLFRSTAHGDDVDRPIQKSDGSWTYFAPDIAYHWDKIERGFDQLIDVFGADHGGYVKRMQAAVKALSNGRVPLDIKLIQLVKLFRNGEPFKMSKRAGTFVTLRDVVEQAGADVTRFVMLTRKNDAALDFDFARVLEQSKDNPVWYVQYASARIHSVLRRATEAGIDVSDSSLLSADLSRISHPVELDLARKVAEWPRLVEHAARAHEPHRVAFFLYEIASDLHSLWNRGNDDTSLRFVQDGDSDTTRAKIALVRAVGVVISSGFGILGVTPAEEMR; this is encoded by the coding sequence ATGAATCTTTTCACCGATCTTCGCGGCCGCGTCCTTGATGCGCTGGACCAGATGACGCAGGCGGGCGAGTTGCCCGCGGGGCTGGATTTCGCCAATGTCACGGTCGAGCCGCCGCGCGATCCGGCGCATGGCGACATGGCGACCAATGCCGCGATGGTGCTGGCCAAGCCTGCCGGGATGAAACCGCGCGACATCGCCGAGAAGCTGGCCGCGCGGCTGACCGACGACCGGATCACCTCGGCCGAGGTGGCGGGGCCGGGCTTTCTGAACCTGCGGCTGGGTGCCTCGGTCTGGCACGAGGTGATCGGGCGGGCCATCGGCGCGGGGGCGGATTATGGCCGCTCGACCATGGGTGCGGGGCAGAAGGTGAATGTGGAATTCGTCAGCGCCAACCCCACCGGCCCGATGCATGTCGGCCATGTGCGCGGCGCGGTCTTTGGCGATGCGCTGGCCAACCTGCTGGCCTTTTCCGGCCACGAGGTCACGCGCGAATACTATATCAACGACGGCGGCGCGCAGGTCGATGTGCTGGCGCGTTCCGCCTATGAGCGTTACCGCGAGGCCAACGGGCTGGAACCCGCGATCCGCGAGGGGCTGTATCCCGGCGATTACCTGATCCCGGTCGGCGAGGCGCTGAAGGAGAAATACGGCGACAGCCTGCTGGACCGCCCCGAAGAGGACTGGCTGGCCGATCTGCGCGATTTCGCGACCGAGGCGATGATGGGGATGATCCGTCAGGATCTGGCCGCGCTTGGCGTGCGCATGGACGTCTATTCCAGCGAAAAGGCGCTTTATGGCACCGGCCGGATCGAGGCCGCGATTGCCCGGCTGGAAAGCATGGGGCTGATCTATCGCGGTGTGCTGGAGCCGCCCAAGGGCAAGCTGCCCGAGGACTGGGAAGAGCGTGAGCAACTGCTGTTCCGCTCGACCGCGCATGGCGACGACGTGGACCGGCCGATCCAGAAATCGGACGGAAGCTGGACCTATTTCGCGCCCGATATCGCCTATCACTGGGACAAGATCGAGCGCGGTTTCGATCAGCTGATCGACGTGTTCGGGGCCGATCACGGCGGCTATGTCAAGCGGATGCAGGCGGCGGTCAAGGCGCTGTCGAACGGGCGCGTGCCGCTGGACATCAAGCTGATCCAGCTGGTCAAGCTGTTCAGGAATGGCGAGCCCTTCAAGATGTCGAAACGCGCGGGCACCTTTGTTACGCTGCGCGACGTGGTGGAACAGGCGGGGGCGGATGTGACCCGCTTCGTCATGCTGACCCGCAAGAACGATGCGGCGCTGGATTTCGACTTTGCCCGCGTGCTCGAGCAATCCAAGGACAACCCGGTCTGGTATGTCCAATATGCCAGCGCCCGGATCCATTCGGTGCTGCGCCGCGCGACCGAGGCGGGAATCGACGTGTCCGATTCGTCGCTGCTGTCGGCGGATCTGTCCCGCATCAGCCACCCGGTCGAGCTGGATCTGGCCCGCAAGGTGGCCGAATGGCCACGGCTGGTCGAACATGCCGCCCGCGCGCACGAGCCTCATCGCGTCGCATTCTTCCTCTATGAGATCGCTTCCGACCTGCATTCGCTGTGGAATCGCGGCAATGACGACACGTCGCTGCGCTTCGTCCAGGATGGCGATTCCGACACGACCCGCGCAAAAATTGCATTGGTGCGGGCTGTTGGCGTTGTCATTTCAAGTGGTTTCGGTATCTTGGGGGTCACGCCGGCAGAAGAAATGCGCTGA
- a CDS encoding SPOR domain-containing protein produces MAVMDFREGGYVFSRHKVRREFAYDSGEWEEAEPGYQGDPRYAADPAAGDGIATRIARLTHYLGALASVGLMVGLLAWGWQLVSRDVSGVPVIRAIEGEARSAPDNPGGELANYSGLTVNEVAAGAASAPVQELALAPSASELTGDDVAMGALGVEAREPSNRSDVPLTFDGEPITPLSDREALAMAEAAAAAAAQLAAADDAVSQATISDAPALEGPVTNVLTDENGAPADDAIAAALAEAQSVANPASLRASSRPAPRPRETRVASAPATTRTDAAPQAAAPVPAPAARPAEAPAADQPVQQVQPSSGAQLVQIGAFDSNSIAQSEWSRLSNKHGSLFSGRGQVIQQHQSNGRTFWRLRAAGFESRAQAQEFCAALKAGGTDCIPIAAQ; encoded by the coding sequence ATGGCAGTGATGGACTTCCGCGAAGGCGGGTACGTTTTCTCGCGTCACAAGGTGCGTCGCGAGTTCGCTTACGATTCCGGCGAATGGGAAGAGGCCGAACCCGGCTATCAGGGCGACCCGCGCTATGCGGCGGACCCGGCGGCGGGCGATGGCATTGCCACCCGGATCGCACGGCTGACGCATTATCTGGGCGCGCTGGCGTCTGTCGGGCTGATGGTCGGGCTGCTGGCCTGGGGTTGGCAGCTGGTGTCGCGCGACGTGTCCGGCGTGCCGGTGATCCGCGCCATCGAGGGCGAGGCCCGTTCCGCCCCCGACAATCCCGGCGGCGAACTGGCCAATTACAGCGGCCTGACGGTGAACGAGGTCGCGGCAGGCGCTGCGTCCGCACCCGTGCAGGAACTGGCGCTGGCCCCCTCGGCATCCGAACTGACCGGCGACGATGTCGCGATGGGCGCCCTCGGGGTAGAGGCGCGCGAACCCTCGAACCGCTCGGACGTGCCGCTAACCTTCGACGGAGAGCCGATCACACCGCTGTCCGACCGCGAGGCACTGGCCATGGCCGAGGCCGCCGCTGCCGCCGCCGCGCAACTGGCCGCCGCCGATGACGCGGTCTCGCAGGCGACGATCAGCGATGCTCCGGCGCTGGAAGGCCCGGTGACTAACGTCCTGACCGATGAGAACGGCGCCCCCGCCGATGACGCCATCGCCGCCGCTCTGGCCGAGGCACAGTCCGTCGCCAATCCGGCGTCGCTGCGGGCTTCCAGCCGCCCGGCGCCGCGTCCGCGCGAAACCCGCGTCGCATCGGCCCCCGCCACGACCCGGACCGACGCCGCGCCGCAGGCCGCCGCCCCGGTTCCGGCACCCGCCGCCCGCCCGGCCGAGGCACCTGCTGCCGATCAGCCGGTGCAGCAGGTCCAGCCCAGCTCGGGCGCACAACTGGTCCAGATCGGCGCCTTCGACAGCAATTCCATCGCCCAAAGCGAATGGAGCCGCCTGTCCAACAAGCATGGCAGCCTGTTCTCGGGACGCGGTCAGGTGATCCAGCAGCACCAGTCCAATGGCCGCACCTTCTGGCGCCTGCGGGCCGCGGGTTTCGAAAGCCGCGCCCAGGCGCAGGAATTCTGCGCCGCGCTCAAGGCCGGGGGTACCGACTGCATCCCGATTGCCGCCCAGTAA
- a CDS encoding DEAD/DEAH box helicase yields MTKFSDLKLDPKVLTAIAEAGYETPTPIQAGAIPPALEGRDVLGIAQTGTGKTASFTLPMITLLGRGRARARMPRSLVLCPTRELAAQVAENFDIYAKHTRLTKALLIGGVSFSEQDKLIDRGVDVLIATPGRLLDHFERGKLLLTGVQIMVVDEADRMLDMGFIPDIERIFQLTPFTRQTLFFSATMAPEIERITNTFLHAPERIEVARQATTSETITQKLVELTPTRKDQTSKQKRELLRAIIDGEGEALTNAIIFCNRKTDVDILAKSLKSHGYDAAPIHGDLDQSHRTRTLDGFRDGKLKLLIASDVAARGLDIPAVSHVFNFDLPSHAEDYVHRIGRTGRAGRKGTAISIGTPADEKLLSAIENLVKQALPRSPAPEGFTPTESTGAASRPRDDRKGGSRSGNGRRRRDDDRAPEPQPAEAPAPQPQPAARREESRRDDSRSSRDTRHDQRRGRGRDDSRGPAIIGMGDHVPGFMLVELRPALASAETSDQADVTDDTPVAEAPAEAPTKTPRRSRRRKETTQSAPEAQPATEPASGTEEAPAAEAAAAEVSVTEAPVAEAAAPEAPVQVTEAPAQPEPAAEVAPKPTRSRRKKVEPAPADAAPTAEAETPAEAPAPKPRRSRAKKVETAPEAEAAAAEVAAEEAPAPKSTRTRRKKAEPEATAAEDAPAPKPRRTRRKKTDTAEDSTTESPVTTPTDSTADSEA; encoded by the coding sequence ATGACGAAATTCTCCGACCTCAAGCTGGACCCGAAGGTCCTGACCGCCATCGCCGAGGCGGGTTATGAAACCCCGACCCCGATTCAGGCGGGCGCGATCCCCCCGGCGCTGGAAGGCCGCGACGTGCTGGGAATCGCCCAGACCGGCACCGGCAAGACCGCCAGCTTTACCCTGCCGATGATCACCCTGCTGGGCCGTGGCCGCGCGCGCGCGCGTATGCCGCGCAGCCTCGTGCTGTGCCCGACGCGGGAACTGGCCGCGCAGGTGGCCGAGAATTTCGACATCTATGCCAAGCATACCCGCCTGACCAAGGCGCTGCTGATTGGCGGCGTGTCGTTTTCGGAACAGGACAAGCTGATCGACCGTGGCGTCGATGTGCTGATCGCGACCCCGGGCCGGCTGCTGGATCATTTCGAACGTGGCAAGCTGCTGCTGACCGGCGTGCAGATCATGGTCGTGGACGAGGCCGACCGGATGCTGGACATGGGTTTCATCCCCGATATCGAACGCATCTTCCAGCTGACGCCCTTCACCCGTCAGACGCTGTTCTTCAGCGCCACCATGGCCCCCGAGATCGAGCGGATCACCAACACCTTCCTGCACGCCCCCGAACGGATCGAGGTCGCGCGTCAGGCCACCACCAGCGAGACGATCACCCAGAAGCTGGTCGAGCTGACCCCCACCCGCAAGGATCAGACCTCGAAGCAGAAGCGCGAATTGCTGCGCGCCATCATCGACGGCGAGGGCGAGGCGCTGACCAACGCCATCATCTTCTGCAACCGCAAGACCGATGTGGATATCCTTGCCAAGTCGCTGAAATCGCACGGCTATGACGCGGCCCCGATCCACGGTGATCTGGACCAGAGCCACCGCACCCGCACGCTGGACGGCTTCCGCGATGGCAAGCTGAAACTGCTGATCGCCTCGGACGTGGCCGCGCGCGGGCTGGACATTCCCGCCGTCAGCCATGTGTTCAACTTCGACCTGCCCAGCCATGCCGAGGATTATGTCCACCGCATCGGCCGCACCGGTCGCGCTGGCCGCAAGGGCACCGCGATCTCGATCGGGACGCCCGCTGATGAAAAGCTGCTGTCGGCGATCGAGAATCTGGTCAAGCAGGCATTGCCCCGCAGCCCCGCGCCCGAAGGCTTTACCCCAACCGAATCCACCGGCGCGGCCTCGCGTCCGCGCGACGACCGCAAAGGCGGTAGCCGCAGTGGCAATGGTCGCCGCCGCCGCGATGACGACCGCGCGCCTGAACCGCAACCCGCCGAGGCCCCCGCACCCCAGCCGCAACCCGCGGCCCGGCGCGAGGAAAGCCGTCGCGATGACAGCCGCAGCAGCCGTGACACCCGCCACGATCAACGTCGGGGCCGTGGCCGCGACGATTCGCGCGGTCCCGCCATCATCGGCATGGGCGATCACGTTCCGGGCTTCATGCTGGTCGAGCTGCGCCCTGCCCTTGCCAGCGCCGAAACTTCGGATCAGGCAGATGTGACCGACGACACCCCCGTGGCCGAGGCCCCGGCAGAAGCGCCCACCAAAACGCCCCGCCGCTCTCGCCGCCGCAAGGAAACCACCCAGTCCGCACCCGAAGCGCAACCCGCAACCGAACCCGCATCCGGCACCGAAGAGGCACCTGCTGCGGAAGCTGCTGCTGCGGAAGTATCTGTAACCGAAGCGCCCGTCGCCGAAGCTGCTGCCCCTGAAGCACCTGTCCAGGTCACCGAAGCCCCCGCTCAACCGGAACCGGCAGCGGAAGTCGCACCCAAGCCGACGCGTTCGCGCCGCAAGAAGGTCGAACCGGCGCCTGCCGATGCAGCACCCACCGCCGAGGCCGAAACCCCGGCAGAGGCCCCGGCGCCCAAACCGCGCCGCAGCCGCGCCAAAAAGGTGGAAACTGCGCCCGAGGCCGAAGCCGCCGCCGCAGAGGTCGCAGCAGAGGAAGCCCCAGCCCCCAAGTCCACGCGCACCCGCCGCAAGAAGGCCGAACCAGAGGCGACCGCCGCCGAGGACGCCCCGGCGCCCAAGCCCAGACGCACGCGGCGCAAGAAAACCGACACGGCCGAGGACAGCACGACCGAAAGCCCGGTCACAACCCCGACCGACAGCACCGCCGACTCCGAGGCGTGA
- the scpB gene encoding SMC-Scp complex subunit ScpB has protein sequence MTDVTELTDLTPQDPIRAETPDFPPPPLHEQERMVEAILFAAAQPVSLRELTARLPVGCDAGEALAALRRRYDGRGVVLERIGDGYAMRTAPDLSFLMQTETVEQRRLSRAAVETLAIIAYHQPVTRAEIEEIRGVAVSRGTLDQLIEMEWVRMGRRRMTPGRPATFVVTETFLDHFGLESARDLPGLSELRAAGLLDSRPPGEGLQIPLAPGRDDDDIESGDPAEDLFEDE, from the coding sequence ATGACTGACGTGACCGAATTGACCGATCTGACGCCGCAAGACCCGATACGGGCGGAAACCCCGGATTTCCCGCCTCCGCCCCTGCACGAGCAAGAGCGGATGGTCGAGGCGATCCTGTTCGCCGCCGCCCAGCCGGTCAGCCTGCGCGAACTGACCGCGCGCCTGCCCGTCGGCTGCGACGCGGGCGAGGCTTTGGCGGCGCTGCGCCGCCGCTATGACGGGCGCGGCGTGGTGCTGGAACGGATCGGCGATGGTTATGCCATGCGCACCGCGCCCGATCTGTCCTTCCTGATGCAGACCGAGACCGTCGAGCAGCGCCGCCTGTCGCGCGCGGCGGTGGAGACGCTGGCGATCATCGCCTATCACCAGCCCGTTACCCGCGCCGAGATCGAGGAAATCCGCGGCGTCGCCGTCAGCCGCGGCACGCTGGATCAACTGATCGAGATGGAATGGGTCCGCATGGGCCGTCGCCGCATGACGCCGGGCCGGCCCGCGACCTTCGTGGTCACCGAGACGTTTCTGGACCATTTCGGGCTGGAATCGGCGCGCGACCTGCCGGGCCTGTCGGAACTGCGCGCGGCGGGCCTGCTGGACTCGCGCCCTCCCGGCGAAGGTTTGCAGATCCCCCTTGCGCCGGGCCGGGACGATGACGATATCGAATCGGGTGATCCGGCCGAGGATCTGTTCGAGGATGAATAG
- a CDS encoding segregation and condensation protein A, protein MRAVPDPAPNPDFDAEAVAQRRADEALIVDVDGYEGPLDLLLTLARTQKVDLMKISVLHLAEQYLVFVEQARALRIELAADYLVMAAWLAFLKSRLLLPPDPEAEGPSAEDMAAHLAFQLERLAAMRQAAERLMGRDRLGISRFQRGAPQTIARRRRTEWQAGLIDLMRAYARLRTRDEFRPYAFDRQDVFTMEQALDRMRKLIGFTGDWTDLADFLPDGWEEDGPRRRSATAATFAASLELARQGRIEIRQTDTFAPISYRRKPSSDND, encoded by the coding sequence CTGCGCGCCGTTCCCGATCCCGCGCCCAATCCCGACTTCGATGCCGAGGCGGTGGCGCAGCGCCGCGCGGATGAGGCGCTGATCGTCGATGTGGATGGCTATGAGGGGCCGCTGGACCTGCTTCTGACACTGGCGCGGACCCAGAAGGTCGATCTGATGAAGATCTCGGTCCTGCATCTGGCGGAACAATATCTGGTCTTCGTCGAACAGGCGCGCGCCCTGCGCATCGAACTGGCCGCCGATTATCTGGTCATGGCCGCCTGGCTGGCCTTTCTCAAATCGCGCCTGCTGCTGCCTCCCGACCCCGAGGCCGAAGGCCCCAGCGCCGAGGACATGGCCGCCCATCTGGCCTTTCAGCTGGAACGGCTGGCGGCGATGCGGCAGGCGGCGGAACGGCTGATGGGCCGCGACCGGCTGGGCATCAGCCGGTTTCAGCGCGGCGCGCCGCAGACCATCGCACGCCGCCGCCGCACCGAATGGCAGGCGGGGCTGATCGACCTGATGCGGGCCTATGCAAGGCTGCGCACGCGCGACGAATTCCGCCCCTATGCCTTCGACCGGCAGGATGTCTTTACCATGGAGCAGGCGCTGGACCGGATGCGCAAGCTGATCGGCTTTACCGGCGACTGGACCGATCTGGCCGATTTCCTGCCCGATGGCTGGGAAGAGGACGGGCCGCGCCGCCGCTCGGCCACCGCCGCGACCTTCGCCGCCTCGCTTGAACTTGCGCGGCAGGGCCGGATCGAGATACGCCAGACCGACACATTCGCCCCGATCTCCTATCGACGCAAACCTTCATCGGACAATGACTGA
- a CDS encoding THUMP domain-containing class I SAM-dependent RNA methyltransferase: MDNQFEIFLVATPGLEAPLAAEVAELGWQPVTQPGGVTIHGGWPDVWRANLMLRGATRVLARVGSFRAMHLAQLDKRARKFPWNQVLRPDLPVRVEATCRASRIYHAGAATQRIERAIAEELGAPIVADAAIVVKLRIEDDLATISLDTTGESLHKRGHKEAVAKAPMRETMAAMFLREMGFDGSQVVLDPMCGSGTFVIEAAEIASGLAAGRSRGFAFEQLASFDAGAWAAMRAGVTARPPTQCFFGSDRDAGAIRMSLANAARAGVGDVIRFTCHSVSDLQRPDCAPGIIIVNPPYGARIGNKGPLFGLYAAMGEVFRNRFGGWRVGIITSEGGLAKATGLSLVPGPIVAHGGLKVRLWQTAVL; the protein is encoded by the coding sequence ATGGATAACCAATTCGAGATTTTCCTTGTCGCCACGCCGGGGCTGGAGGCGCCACTGGCCGCCGAGGTGGCAGAGCTTGGCTGGCAACCCGTGACCCAGCCCGGCGGCGTCACCATTCATGGCGGCTGGCCGGATGTCTGGCGCGCCAATCTGATGCTGCGCGGGGCCACGCGGGTTCTGGCGCGCGTGGGCAGTTTCCGGGCCATGCATCTGGCACAACTGGACAAGCGGGCGCGGAAATTCCCGTGGAATCAGGTGCTGCGCCCCGATCTGCCGGTCCGGGTCGAGGCCACTTGCCGCGCCAGCCGCATCTATCATGCAGGCGCGGCCACGCAACGGATCGAACGCGCGATTGCCGAGGAATTGGGCGCACCCATCGTCGCCGATGCCGCGATCGTGGTGAAACTGCGGATCGAGGATGATCTGGCGACGATCAGCCTCGATACCACCGGCGAATCGCTGCACAAGCGCGGGCACAAGGAGGCCGTCGCCAAGGCGCCCATGCGCGAGACGATGGCGGCGATGTTCCTGCGGGAGATGGGCTTTGACGGCAGCCAGGTGGTGCTGGACCCGATGTGCGGCTCGGGCACATTCGTGATCGAGGCCGCCGAGATCGCCTCCGGGCTGGCTGCGGGCCGCTCGCGGGGCTTTGCCTTCGAGCAACTGGCGAGTTTCGATGCAGGCGCATGGGCCGCGATGCGGGCAGGGGTGACGGCCCGTCCGCCGACGCAGTGCTTTTTCGGCAGCGACCGGGATGCAGGCGCGATCCGGATGAGCCTTGCCAATGCCGCGCGTGCAGGGGTAGGCGATGTCATCCGCTTCACCTGCCATTCCGTCAGCGACCTTCAGCGCCCCGACTGCGCGCCGGGGATCATCATCGTGAATCCGCCCTATGGCGCCCGAATCGGCAACAAGGGTCCGCTTTTCGGCCTCTATGCCGCGATGGGAGAGGTGTTTCGCAACCGCTTTGGCGGCTGGCGCGTGGGGATCATCACCAGCGAGGGCGGGCTGGCCAAGGCGACCGGGTTGTCGCTGGTGCCGGGACCGATCGTCGCACATGGCGGGCTGAAGGTCCGTCTGTGGCAGACCGCTGTGCTGTGA
- a CDS encoding glycoside hydrolase family 3 N-terminal domain-containing protein, translating to MTHGATILGGIAGTRLTRSERDFFRSADPWGFILFGRNVESPEQLRRLTADLRGSVGRDAVITIDQEGGRVQRLRGPHWTDWPAPLDQTPAGPRAMWLRYALIGAELRDVGIDSNCAPTLDVAQPDTHPFLRNRCLGTDPETVAILGRAAADGLLAAGVLPVMKHMPGHGRAIADSHHHLPTVAASAADLDTLDFAPFRALNDLPMGMTAHIRFTALDDAPATASPRMIGLIRQQIGFDGLLMTDDITMNALGGSEPERAAASIAAGCDLVLHCNGTIASMEPVAAAAGTMTPDAQRRAAVALDQRRAAADLDRPALMAEWQRLMTPLS from the coding sequence GTGACCCACGGGGCGACGATTCTCGGCGGCATCGCCGGAACCAGACTGACCCGGTCCGAGCGGGACTTCTTCCGCTCGGCCGATCCCTGGGGCTTCATCCTCTTTGGCCGCAATGTCGAATCGCCCGAACAACTGCGCCGCCTGACTGCCGATCTGCGCGGATCGGTCGGGCGCGACGCGGTCATCACCATCGATCAGGAAGGCGGGCGGGTGCAGCGGCTGCGCGGACCCCACTGGACCGACTGGCCGGCGCCGCTGGATCAGACCCCGGCGGGCCCACGCGCCATGTGGCTGCGCTATGCATTGATCGGGGCCGAATTGCGCGACGTGGGCATCGATTCCAATTGTGCACCGACGCTGGACGTGGCGCAGCCCGACACCCATCCCTTCCTGCGCAATCGCTGCCTCGGCACCGACCCCGAAACCGTCGCCATCCTTGGCCGCGCCGCCGCCGATGGCCTGCTGGCCGCCGGGGTCCTGCCGGTGATGAAACACATGCCCGGCCACGGACGCGCCATCGCCGACAGCCATCACCACCTGCCCACGGTCGCGGCCTCCGCCGCCGATCTCGATACGCTCGATTTCGCACCGTTCCGGGCGCTGAACGACCTGCCGATGGGCATGACCGCCCATATCCGCTTCACCGCGCTGGACGACGCTCCCGCGACCGCATCCCCCCGCATGATCGGACTGATCCGCCAGCAGATCGGCTTTGACGGGCTGCTGATGACCGACGACATCACCATGAATGCGCTTGGCGGCTCCGAGCCCGAACGCGCCGCCGCCTCGATCGCCGCGGGCTGCGATCTGGTCCTGCATTGCAACGGCACCATCGCCTCGATGGAACCCGTTGCCGCCGCCGCAGGCACGATGACCCCCGATGCCCAACGCCGCGCTGCCGTCGCCCTCGACCAGCGCCGTGCCGCAGCCGATCTGGACCGCCCGGCGTTGATGGCCGAATGGCAGCGCCTGATGACGCCCCTCTCCTGA
- the lnt gene encoding apolipoprotein N-acyltransferase, whose product MRDLDNPPQHRRSRLRLGRLLPDLMLGAAAALGLAPFEIWTVTLIALAVLLARLSRCSPALAFQRGLAAGIGWFGLGLVWIVEPFLVEPEIYGWMAPFALILMAVGGALFWAIPVWLGSRLAPGPRRRILAIAAALILSDWLRGWIFTGFPWALIGHVWIDTPIAQSAAWIGAIGLSALTLTLAALPSLLTRNGSRWGIVPGTIIACLAGAAIWTAGLARLDQPLPPDRDLIVRIVQPNAEQHLKWDPEWSQVFFQRLIDLSAQPGRRDLVIWPETAVNFLLNDAAEITPYMAEAAGAPLLLGIQRREGERYFNSLAALDDQGDSIAIYDKFHLVPFGEYIPWGDTLARIGIGAFAAQNGNGYSAGPGPQLMSLPGLPAFQPLICYEAIFPQHLRTLEDRPEWLLQVTNDAWFGRFSGPHQHLAQARLRAIETGLPLIRAANTGTSAVIDPYGRLRDHLELGAAGKIDAALPGMLPPTVWTERGPLPIILPCLFILIVIAVHGLIRRYGGAAPRR is encoded by the coding sequence ATGCGCGACCTTGACAACCCGCCTCAGCACCGCCGCTCGCGGCTGCGGCTGGGGCGTTTGCTTCCGGATCTGATGCTGGGGGCGGCGGCGGCGCTTGGCCTTGCCCCGTTCGAGATCTGGACCGTCACGCTGATCGCGCTGGCGGTCCTGCTGGCCCGCCTGTCGCGGTGCAGCCCGGCGCTGGCCTTCCAGCGCGGTCTGGCGGCGGGGATCGGCTGGTTCGGGCTGGGCCTTGTCTGGATCGTCGAACCGTTTCTGGTCGAACCCGAGATCTATGGCTGGATGGCCCCCTTCGCCCTGATCTTGATGGCTGTGGGCGGGGCGTTGTTCTGGGCGATCCCGGTCTGGCTGGGATCCCGGCTGGCACCCGGCCCTCGCCGCCGCATCCTGGCCATCGCCGCCGCGCTGATCCTGTCGGACTGGCTGCGCGGCTGGATCTTTACCGGCTTTCCCTGGGCGCTGATCGGCCATGTCTGGATCGACACCCCCATCGCGCAATCCGCCGCCTGGATCGGCGCCATCGGACTCAGCGCGCTGACCCTGACGCTGGCGGCGCTGCCCAGCCTGCTGACACGCAACGGATCGCGCTGGGGCATTGTGCCCGGCACCATAATCGCATGCCTTGCCGGAGCCGCGATCTGGACGGCCGGCCTTGCCCGCCTTGACCAACCCCTGCCCCCGGATCGCGACCTGATCGTCCGCATCGTGCAGCCCAACGCCGAACAGCACCTAAAATGGGACCCGGAATGGTCGCAGGTGTTCTTTCAGCGCCTGATCGACCTGTCCGCCCAGCCCGGTCGCCGCGATCTGGTCATCTGGCCGGAAACGGCGGTGAACTTCCTGCTGAACGACGCAGCCGAGATCACCCCCTATATGGCCGAGGCCGCCGGCGCGCCCCTGTTGCTGGGCATCCAGCGGCGCGAGGGCGAACGCTATTTCAACAGTCTGGCCGCGCTGGATGATCAGGGCGACAGCATCGCCATCTATGACAAATTCCACCTTGTTCCCTTCGGCGAATATATCCCCTGGGGCGACACGCTGGCGCGAATCGGCATCGGCGCCTTCGCGGCACAGAACGGTAATGGCTACTCTGCCGGGCCGGGTCCGCAACTGATGAGCCTGCCGGGGCTTCCCGCTTTCCAGCCGCTGATCTGCTATGAAGCGATCTTTCCCCAGCATCTGCGCACCCTCGAGGACCGCCCCGAATGGCTGCTGCAGGTCACGAATGACGCGTGGTTCGGCCGCTTCTCAGGCCCGCACCAGCATCTGGCGCAAGCACGACTGCGTGCCATCGAGACCGGCCTGCCGCTGATCCGCGCGGCAAATACCGGAACCAGCGCGGTGATCGATCCTTACGGTCGTCTGCGCGATCATCTCGAGCTAGGCGCCGCGGGCAAGATCGACGCCGCCCTGCCCGGCATGCTGCCCCCGACCGTCTGGACCGAGCGAGGTCCCCTGCCCATCATTCTGCCCTGCCTGTTCATCCTGATCGTGATCGCGGTGCACGGGCTTATCCGGCGCTATGGGGGCGCTGCCCCCCGCCGCTGA